The Leptodactylus fuscus isolate aLepFus1 chromosome 5, aLepFus1.hap2, whole genome shotgun sequence genome segment cgtaacttgGAGTCTGGCCTGCTGTACACAcggcgacgcgtttcggaactataTGTTCCTTCGTCTCGGCCATACCAGAAGaaactccactgtcagaaaggcattgCTAGATGTAGGgctctcccttctgacagtggagggatggcATTGCTGATACTAAGGCACAGAGATCTCGAGCACCAGGGCTCATACCGGCAAAGCTGACGGTGCACTAaattcagtcagctttctagtagtagataataccacccatctctgaggacatgaaaggtcttctctaACATGTATACTCTTAGTGGCAGGCTCATGCACAGAGTCTCAGACAATGTCAGAACAGAGAAGGGGAGACCTTTCTTTACCAAAAGCTTTAGTAAAGGTTTCCCTACAAAAGTTGCCACTTTGGATTTTAGAACCAGTAAATGTGATACGTGGGGAAGATACGGACACAACGACCATTAGCCATTCTCAGCCTTGGTTCTGAAGTTGTGTGTAAAGATAATGCTGGAAGACATGGCGGCGGCTGCTGCTgcttgcagaaatccacagaCACCTATTCAGATGTATGGAATTGATTGAACATGCTGTATGTTACTGAGGTCTGCACTAACTATGTACTGACATTGTGTGTATTACTGGTGCACCGATAAGCCCATCACTGGGAGGGGAACATACTGCACAGAGAGGGAAGGCGAGagcacccccccccaaaaaaaaaaaaaagattgctgAGACTAATCGGTGGTTGCTAGAGAGGGATCAGGGACTTTACTCACATAAATCGGTGGTTCCTTACCAGTGGCCACTGTGTGGTTTCTGTGGTCAGGTGGGAACACAGGACTTCCAGCAATGAGGCCCTGGCCTGAAACTGAACTGACAACAGCTACTTAATCATACCAATGTGTCTTTATTAGAAAGACGTGTATAAATGTCAGGTTATCAGCCTACTCTATAACATGCGGCCTACACATTGACCGGCATTCCTCATGTCACAGGTTCCCTTCAGGATCTGATCATGGCGGTTATATGTCTCGCCTTTTCAAACATAAATACTGAACTATATTGGATGTTTCATTTATATACAACTTTATTTTACTATGATACAAAACCTCAGGGAGACCACGCACACCATACAGAGCAGTCCATTTCCATAACCCGTAGGCGCTGGCATCGGTAGGACCTTACAGGTACTTATAGATGACCTTCTCTTCCACCGTCTGCAGCTCCAGCTTCACAGGACATTTGTACAGGTAGGACAGTAATTCTTCAGTGTAGCCAGTCAGAAAGTAGAACTTCTGAGGGGGCAACTTGCGGATTAGTATGGCGCATATCACTATGAGGTTGGCACGCCGCTTGATGACAATTTCATTGGCCAGGCAGCCATGGAATGTGCCATACATAAATCTGCGAATATAGACATCTTCTATGGTGCGCTCCGCGGCGCCATCTTCACCATCAAGGTTACCTGGAAGGAGTAAAAGGAGCAACATGAGCGTATAAGAACCAGCAATAAAGCCAAAGCAGCATTGCTTACTGACATCTATGCTTCACATCTCACAATGTAGTGTTATGTGCAGGGTATTACAAGTTCAGTAAAGTTTAGGTAAACCCCTGCCCTGTAACATCACTGTCTACTACCGTATAATAGACATCAATGGATGTTTCATAATGTACAAAGGAGCATTGTGTGACCCATTAGTGGATGAGGTTACTTCCCACTATACTGACAGATCACACAATGTCTTGCACAGATACTCCTTGTCACTGCTGGAGAGGCTCGGCCGCAGCCAAGGCATGTAATATATAGCACATTATCCTGCTACCATAGAACCTTATAGTACATGGTCGCATTCTGCAAAGCTTTCTGCAACGGCCACTGCTAAACACCAGGGCTGCCGAGTTACTAGACCAAACCATTGCGTCCTGTATTATGTCACAGCCCAATTCTGACATTATTTTGCttgcttgtatagcgccatcatattccgcagcgctttacagacactgacaatcactgtcccatatagggctcataatctacattccctatcagtatgtctatgccgtgtgggaggaaacccacacaaacacagagagaacatacaaactccttgcagatgttgtccttggaaggattcaaacccaggaccccagcactgctaaccactgagccctagGGACTCCTGACAGAAAATTGCAAAGAGTTGAACATTGGAGAAATGTCTTCACACTGACCAGAGAGCAGGACAGGCACAGTATGATGAGACTCTGACACAGACATCATGGAATATGTAGTGTACATTAGAAAAAGAGAAGAAGTGAAGATGGCTGACAAACTAAAACAGGTATGCCCAAAAGCCCCAAGCCTGGCTGGCCTAACCTGAAGAAGGAATGCTATCCTACAAGGTGGGCTAACACTTCTACATCATTTAGTGACCCTCTGTGCTGGTAATATGACATTCAGaaactgtcaccagaagcaagcACATCGCCCAAGCCCCGCACATGGATAGCTTAGGATCACCCCAATCAAATCATTGTGAATCGCTTCCTCCATGGCTTAGATGTCGCTATTTGGAGGAATGAGAGCGTTACCTCCTTACCCTTAGcccatagctcatttgcatattgacagatACAGTaacatctcagcaatggaggtacTCATTCATCACGTTCTATGACTATAAGacctaaagggagcgccctctattggtttacttcactgagactctgtcttcctaattacatcatggaagatagacttgcacattctcagtcagcgccctctattggtgtgcattcttgaggcactggcatcctaattacatcatggaagtcagaattgcatattcttcccatataagaCCTCTAGTTATTAAAAACAGTCAACCCATTGTTAGGGAGTCAGAGCTGACGgaaagaagaagagaaaaaaaagaggAGTCAGAGGTTTGGGGTTTTTGACATAACATCCTTGGGAAAAATAAAACTACTCGGTGTATATCACGTTTTCCTCTTACAAATATTGCGCAGTGTGACAATATGGCCACCAGGTGGCGCTGTGATACACCTATGGATGACATAATTGACTGCAGCACAAACAGCAGCAGGAAGCCTCAgttttcaaagaatattttgataAATCCGACGACCTCTAGGATGGATGTGTCCCCAGTCCTTACATAGTCCTTACATAGTGACATGACTGTGAGATTCATCAAACTAGTGCAAGTAATAAGTGAAGGAGTTGCCCACTAGCTGACTAGCTATAAGCAGACCCGTCCTCCGGCTGTGACTATAGTAGGGATTACAGGTGGGGACCAGGACTCCATTCTGTCATTATGATCCTGTAAGAATCTTCCTCTGTAATATACCCCCATGGCTGAAAACAAGCGTGCAGTCCCACATATTAGGCTTATGAGCAGTATATGGTGGAGTTCCAGAGGTCTTACTTGTGTGTTGAGAAAGCCAGCCTTTCCTATGGGCGATGTAATGAGGAGGATGCGCCTCTTCGTACGTCACTGGCTTGTCTCCTTTACCCACACGGACACGAGCCGCACGGTTCTAGAAATAAAAACATGGGATTGATTCACAAACAGATATTACATTTCTCCATTACATCACACAGAACAATTATGTTATAATGCTTAGAAAATGTCCTTGTATGTAAGTACTGCTGTCACGACGCCCCCTGCTGGTTGATTCCTAATCACAATGTCCACCGCCTGTGTCCAGAGCAGTGGTTGTGGTGACAAGTGTTCATACAAGATCAGCGGAGTGAGTCTTACCATTGCATGACGCTGATCTCTTCATGTTCTGCTTCACACAGGGCCCCAGACAAcaagtgatggacacacagacaGTGACTGTCCTCATAGGAGATTCACTTTTAACCCCATAAAGGCAgaactattattttatttttttccaccattgtgttctaaaagccataacttgTTACATTATTCTATTACCATACTCGTACAAGGGATAGTTTTTTGCTGAATGAGTTGGAATTTTCATTCGTACAATTCTGGGGTACCCAGTTTTAAAGGGTACCAGCGGCCATGGGCAGCTGCACACGTCTGTTCGTCCTTTTTACTGTGGCTGCTTACTGGAACAGTACACtcatgtaagtggccacagtaaaaatggccgaacagacatgcgcagttggctctgcccaaagcccgatggaAGAGTATGCGCAGTATTTCCATCCCGAACACAGGCTCGGCCTGGCATGACAACACGGAGGATGCGGCGGAGAGGCacggctgaagaagatggaggcgtcgctggagtcttcaggcagcacaggggacaatCCCTGTgacctagctgcctgctctcaggggggagggactaagtgcacggga includes the following:
- the MRPS24 gene encoding small ribosomal subunit protein uS3m, with the protein product MAAPMCSAASRLQVLLRGLEGALPRHSPARCIQTSSVCLKNRAARVRVGKGDKPVTYEEAHPPHYIAHRKGWLSQHTSNLDGEDGAAERTIEDVYIRRFMYGTFHGCLANEIVIKRRANLIVICAILIRKLPPQKFYFLTGYTEELLSYLYKCPVKLELQTVEEKVIYKYL